The following coding sequences lie in one Haladaptatus sp. DJG-WS-42 genomic window:
- a CDS encoding methyltransferase yields MLLGLSGATIAAAVRAVGTADLENAPSLVTAFPYTHSRNPMYVAWTGLYVAIGLRWNSIWPFVFLPLVAGWTHLVVRREEAALARSFDAEYRAYCAEVRRYL; encoded by the coding sequence GTGCTTCTCGGACTCAGTGGGGCGACCATCGCGGCAGCAGTCCGGGCCGTTGGTACAGCCGACCTCGAGAACGCTCCATCGCTCGTCACCGCGTTCCCCTACACCCACAGTCGGAATCCGATGTACGTGGCGTGGACGGGGCTGTACGTCGCCATTGGACTGCGCTGGAACAGCATCTGGCCGTTCGTGTTCCTCCCGCTCGTGGCAGGTTGGACGCATCTCGTGGTTCGGCGTGAGGAGGCGGCGCTGGCGCGCAGCTTCGATGCGGAGTATCGTGCGTACTGTGCCGAGGTCAGGCGGTATCTGTGA
- a CDS encoding ATP-NAD kinase, translated as MKIGVFAPSRATAIIDAITDAGGDAVFDPAATDDVDALVTVGEEALLSLIPEGVSVPVLPIAAAAGIPSVARENAPDAVASLVAGDFDTEAVPLIAATVGERTVRALRDVMLVTTEPARISEYAISSMGERVAEFRADGVVVATPAGSHGYARAAGGSVVAPSELASIVPISPFAIDRSHWVLPMADLSVSVVRDEAEVELLADTRRELIVPTGMSVAISTAAALSVAVVPETTPVLSGSGVR; from the coding sequence GTGAAAATTGGCGTGTTCGCCCCCTCACGGGCCACTGCCATCATCGACGCCATCACCGACGCTGGTGGCGACGCTGTTTTCGACCCGGCTGCGACCGACGACGTTGACGCGCTCGTCACGGTGGGCGAGGAGGCGCTCTTATCGCTCATTCCTGAGGGCGTGTCTGTCCCCGTTCTCCCGATTGCTGCAGCGGCTGGCATCCCGTCTGTCGCGCGCGAGAATGCACCCGACGCCGTAGCCTCGCTCGTTGCGGGCGACTTCGACACAGAAGCCGTGCCACTCATCGCTGCGACCGTCGGGGAACGAACCGTCCGTGCGCTGCGCGACGTGATGCTCGTCACGACCGAACCAGCACGCATCTCTGAGTACGCCATCTCGTCTATGGGCGAGCGCGTGGCTGAGTTCCGCGCCGATGGCGTCGTCGTCGCGACCCCCGCGGGCAGCCACGGCTACGCGCGCGCGGCGGGCGGGTCGGTCGTCGCACCGAGCGAGTTGGCGAGTATTGTCCCTATCTCCCCGTTTGCCATCGACCGAAGCCACTGGGTGCTCCCGATGGCCGACCTCTCTGTTTCTGTGGTGCGCGACGAGGCGGAAGTAGAGTTATTGGCCGATACACGCCGTGAGCTGATTGTTCCGACAGGAATGTCCGTTGCTATCTCGACTGCAGCAGCACTTTCGGTCGCCGTCGTCCCCGAAACAACCCCTGTTCTCTCGGGGTCGGGCGTCCGGTAG
- a CDS encoding M28 family peptidase: MTDWIGQTFTSTVGWEHLERLVDVGDRQAGNAGEREAAEATRDALAAVGARDAHLDEFPIQGWTRGTSAIRTGDSEERCIALPRSPSGEETAALVDLGYGLPEDFEDADVEGKIVMVSTNVPNWYERFPHRREKYYHAVEGGAAAFIFRNHVEGGLAPTGSVGMDAAPIGEIPAVGVSKEVGARLSRRFEGEDVTVAVEADIHDATSQNIHADLGPDTEEAVLITSHVDAHDICEGAMDNGAGTAMAVELARALKTREDELDTRVHFLIFGAEEVGLVGASHAAATMDHDAIKAILNNDGVVQGRDLKFYTHGFDELKAAVNKISKQFDHPMTATPRLGPHSDHWEFVQWGVPGYHVTAETGESGRGWGHTRADTLDKLEKRNFRESAILLTELAVHLASDEFAVAHKHSEEIAAALEAENLDTALKLTGDWPY, from the coding sequence ATGACCGACTGGATTGGCCAAACCTTCACCAGCACCGTTGGCTGGGAGCATCTAGAACGGCTCGTAGACGTAGGCGACCGACAGGCTGGAAACGCGGGCGAACGTGAAGCCGCAGAAGCCACGCGCGACGCCTTAGCAGCGGTCGGCGCGCGCGACGCACACCTCGACGAGTTCCCGATTCAGGGCTGGACGCGCGGGACGAGCGCCATCCGGACTGGCGACAGCGAAGAGCGCTGCATCGCCCTGCCGCGCAGTCCAAGCGGCGAGGAGACTGCAGCGCTCGTCGACCTCGGCTACGGCCTCCCAGAGGACTTCGAGGACGCAGATGTCGAAGGGAAAATCGTCATGGTCTCGACCAACGTCCCGAACTGGTACGAACGCTTCCCCCACCGCCGCGAAAAGTACTACCACGCCGTCGAAGGTGGTGCGGCGGCCTTCATCTTCCGCAACCATGTCGAAGGCGGTCTCGCGCCCACCGGGAGCGTTGGCATGGACGCCGCGCCCATCGGCGAGATTCCCGCCGTCGGCGTCTCGAAAGAGGTCGGTGCGCGTCTTTCGCGGCGATTTGAAGGCGAGGACGTGACCGTCGCCGTCGAAGCAGACATTCACGACGCGACGAGCCAGAACATCCACGCAGACCTCGGGCCGGACACCGAGGAGGCGGTTCTCATCACGAGTCACGTGGACGCCCACGACATCTGCGAGGGCGCGATGGACAACGGCGCAGGCACGGCGATGGCCGTGGAACTCGCCCGCGCGCTCAAAACCCGCGAGGACGAACTCGACACGCGCGTTCACTTCCTCATCTTCGGCGCAGAGGAAGTCGGCCTCGTCGGCGCGAGCCACGCCGCAGCGACGATGGACCACGACGCCATCAAAGCCATTCTCAACAACGACGGCGTCGTCCAAGGGCGCGACCTCAAGTTCTACACCCACGGCTTCGACGAACTCAAAGCCGCCGTCAACAAAATCTCAAAGCAATTCGACCACCCAATGACGGCGACCCCACGCCTTGGCCCGCACTCAGACCACTGGGAGTTCGTCCAGTGGGGCGTCCCCGGCTACCACGTCACCGCAGAGACCGGCGAATCGGGCCGCGGCTGGGGCCACACCCGCGCGGACACCCTCGACAAGCTCGAAAAACGCAACTTCCGCGAAAGCGCGATTTTACTTACGGAACTCGCCGTCCACCTCGCAAGCGACGAGTTTGCGGTGGCGCACAAGCACTCCGAGGAGATCGCAGCCGCACTCGAAGCCGAGAATCTCGACACGGCGCTCAAACTCACGGGCGACTGGCCGTACTAA
- a CDS encoding cytochrome bc complex cytochrome b subunit, with the protein MSENNDTEVRTDGTGIVPPDDETPTWLERKQRTEGLSRLTYEYFERSRREDQDLRMSSSYVERDVLGFPAWPHEMIRNLSLVAFFTGMLLFLSATLPPHIGPPANPSTTPAIILPDWYLYWSFGLLKMGPLNPDLAIIGGQKLMADATYGVVANLIVVGAIAVVPFLNKGSARRPVEEPFWASVGVFGVVFALTISALAVKNLVPMNADLLFDLTFLAPFVCGFISYAVLKAMREGYMFELNRRYYRLRPPQ; encoded by the coding sequence ATGAGCGAAAACAACGACACAGAAGTCAGAACCGACGGCACTGGCATCGTCCCGCCGGACGATGAGACGCCCACGTGGCTGGAGCGCAAACAGCGCACCGAGGGTCTCTCCCGGCTGACCTACGAGTACTTCGAGCGCTCGCGGCGTGAAGACCAAGACCTGCGCATGTCCTCTAGCTACGTCGAACGTGACGTGCTTGGCTTCCCCGCGTGGCCCCACGAGATGATTCGGAATCTCTCGCTCGTGGCGTTCTTCACCGGAATGTTGCTGTTCCTGTCTGCGACGCTGCCACCGCACATCGGTCCACCAGCAAACCCGAGTACGACACCGGCGATTATCCTGCCTGACTGGTATCTGTACTGGTCGTTCGGCCTGCTGAAGATGGGGCCGCTCAACCCCGACCTCGCCATCATCGGCGGACAGAAACTGATGGCGGACGCAACGTATGGCGTGGTTGCGAACCTCATCGTAGTGGGTGCGATTGCGGTCGTCCCATTCCTGAATAAGGGCAGCGCGCGCAGACCGGTCGAGGAGCCGTTCTGGGCGTCCGTTGGTGTGTTTGGCGTGGTGTTCGCCCTCACCATCAGCGCACTCGCAGTCAAGAACCTCGTTCCAATGAACGCAGACCTCCTGTTCGACCTGACGTTCCTCGCGCCGTTCGTCTGTGGCTTCATCAGCTATGCGGTGTTGAAGGCGATGCGCGAAGGCTACATGTTCGAACTCAACCGCCGGTACTACCGCCTGCGACCACCGCAGTAA